In Haladaptatus cibarius D43, the sequence ATGTGAGTGGGTAGGGGTGTCAGACCCCTACAATAAGACGTGCGCCGACAGCACCACCGCTCGCTGGGGCCGTATGCGAGTCAGTGTCTAACTGTCTCATCGTACTGTGTTACTCTGTGACTCGGCCGTTATAATGCTTACGAGGAACGCAACGTTTGCCGCACGAAATGGTATGGCAACCTGCATCGATCGACCGCCGCACGAGTTCGCCACAACGGTAAGGTAGTTCGGCATCGTACTGCAGAAAGCATGACAAGCGACGACGTTACCGAACTTCTGCGGAAAGCGTACAGCGACGAAATCGAAACCGTGATGAACTATCTGACCAACTCGGTCGTTCTCGAGGGAGTCAGCGCGGAAGAGGTCAGAGAGAGCCTCGAAGAAGACATTCAGGAGGAACTCGGCCACGCAGAGATGATTGGCCAGCGACTCAAACAGTTGGACGAACGGCCACCCGCATCTTACGACTTCGAGGCGCGTCAGGAGAGCCTGCAACCGCCCGAAGACAGCACGGACGTACTGTCGGTTATCGAAGGTGTACTGGAGGCCGAAGAGGACGCTATCGACACGTATCGGTCCATCATATCAGCTGCAGAGGATGAAGATGACCCAGTGACCGAAGACCTCGGTGTGACCATTCTCGCCGACGAGGAAGCCCACAGGACGGAGTTCCGTGGATTCAAACGCGAGTACGACAAATAAGGCAAGGATTTTTCTCGGGGGGGTGAGAGGTGGCTTGCATGAGCAATTCGGGTTTCGACCTCGACCTGAGAACGGCCGAGAAGGAGATCGATTTCGCCGAGGGGGAACGGGTTATGCTGGGCGTCCTCGACGGAACCACTCCCGTTGCGGAGCGAATAGCGGCCATCGAACACGGGAACGTGCTGGTTCTCGCAATTGACGGCGACTTGAACGAACTCGCCGCAGATCTCGCACCGGCAGTGAAACAATGCAACGGGAATTTGATGCACTTCAGAAAGTTCCTCATTATTTCGCCATCGGACGTCGAGATAGATACGAGCGAACTCTGAAAAACGCGTTGAGTGGGTACGGACGCGTTGGAGGGCGGGTACAGCATCCAAAATACCACGGTGAGTCAACTGCACCCGAACGGCGTCAGCGGGGTCACGGAGTGACCCAACTATTGTGAGCGGCATCGTCGTATATAAAAATTCCATTTTACTGTCTAGAAAGTTATGTAGGTCGGGGAACTGTCCGATTAGTTTGGAATGTGATTAAAAACTGGCGAGGAACGATACTGAAAAGAATCAGACGATACAATCGATCCGTGCAGGTATGGAAAAACCACAGCCCTTCATCGAGTATGTGCTTCGTTCAGGAGCGCGTACCGACGTACTGCTGGCCATCGCCGACGGCAGTGATTCGACGCAATCACTGTTGAATCGAAATCTGGCCAGCGAGTCAGCAGTGTACAATGCCCTGACCGAGTTGGAAAATCGCGGTTTGATTTACGTTCCGAAACGAAAACGCTGGTCGGTGACCGGCACCGGGTCGGTCGTCGCCGACCTCATCGACCAACAACGGGAAACCGAGCGCATTCTCCATGCCGATGTCGAATACTGGCGGAACCACGATGTCTCAGTCCTCCCTCGCCCGTTTCGCTCCTGTCTCGCCGACCTCGCTGACGGTGAAATCGTCCGTGCGACCGACACACAGCCCTCGCGGGCGATACGGGAAGTCGAAAAACGACTCGAATCGGCGACTGACGCGTCGGTTATCGCCCCAATTTTCAACGAACGATACTCGACGGCGTTTCTCAACGACTGTGACAACCCTCGACTCGTGTTGGGGAAGGACGTTCTCGCAGATCTGCTCTCGGATACAAACGTTGACGAAAACGACGAAGAGAATCTCCAAACCCGCGTTGCAGACACAGCGTTCGCGCTAACTGTGACGGACGACTGTCTCCTGTTTTCTCTGCCACTGCTGGACGGGGCGTATGACGCGCGAACGGAATTTATCGCGGAATCGGAGCGTGCGCGTCGCTGGGGGACGGAACTGTTCGAGTACGTGTGGGAGGACGCCGAATCGGCCGACGCCTACGCGGAATCGCTGGAGACGAACGTCAGGTAGTGGCCGTCGGGGTCACGGAGTCGAACGCCGGATTCGACCGTTTCGACCCCGCAGGAACGGTCTTCGACTTCGGTCGTTACCGCCACCGGGTCGTCAACCTCGAATCCAATATCGACGTGGACGCCGCCCCTCGCGTCCGCGATACCGAGATGCGGTTCCCACAGTTCGAGGTCGAAGGGGCCGCCCATCCGAACCCGTTTTCGGTCGGTGCCGCGATTGTACGTTTCGAATCCGAGGTCGGTGTAGAACTGCTCTGCCGCCGGGAGATCTTCGACTTCGAGAACGATTTCGAAGATGCCGGTTATCGGGTCGCCATCCTCGTCCGTGCTCCCGATTTCGACGCAGTTCCCGTCCGGGTCGTAAAAGTAAAGCGAGCGTGCCGACCCGAAATCGTGTTCCACGAGGTCGAAATCCCGGGAGAGTCGGTCGTACCAGTCGTCGTATCGAGGTTTCGGCGTCGAGAACGCGTAGTGGGTGTGCACGCCGCCCCGAGGAACGCCGTCCGGTCTGCGGAGGACGAGCGCGTGTTCTCCGGCGTCGAAGACGACTTCACGTTCGTTCGCCGCCCGAACCGAGAGGTCGAGCGACGTTTCGTAGAACTCCCGCGCACGGTCGAGATGTTTTACTTCCAGCGCAAGCCAGCGAAGACCCGAGAGCATACACCGGAATACACAGCGACGGCGCTTAAAACGTCGCACCGACTCGATTTCCCCACCCAAACCTACCGCCCCGTCGATTTATGCTGCACGCAGGACTATTTCGGTGTATGCCGCTCAAAGAAACCCAGTCCTCGAACGGATTTCGAGAAATCGACAGATGGGACGGTGGCGTCGGGTGGATTGCACATCCCGACGAGGAAATGCAGCGAGCGAGTCACGCCATCTCGGTCGATGGCGACGTGTGGGTCATCGACCCGGTCGATGCGCCCGAACTCGACGACCTGCTCGCCGAATATGGCGAGGTTGCGGGCGTTGTCGTGCTTCTCGACAGACACATGCGCGATGCGGAAGAAATCGCCCGCCGACACGACGTACCGCTCTATCTCCCGACGTGGATTCGGCGGAGCGTCACCGGGATTCCGGTTCGGCGATTCGAAACGTCGTTGGCCGATACGGGATTCCGCGTCCTGAAACTGTTCGCCAATCCCGCGTGGCAGGAGGCGGCACTGTACGACGAAACCACTGGCACCCTCGTCGTCCCGGAGACGGTCGGCACTGTCGATTACTTCCGAACCGACCGCGAGCGTCTCGGCGTTCATCCGATGATTCGGCTGTTTCCGCCGGACGAACTGCGGGGACTAACTCCCGAACGAATCCTCGTCGGCCACGGCGAAGGTGTGTTCGACAGCACTGCGGTAACGCTCGCGGACGCCCTCGACGGCTCCCGTCGTCGTTATCCATCGCTATTGGCTTCGACCGTTCGCCGATTTGCGCCAATATAGCTGCCTGAGTATTCCGAATTGCCGATAGCTTTTTACTATTTGCTTGATATTCCCCACATATGTTTGCTGAATGCCGGAGTCTGACCTCTCGAAATACGGAGGTGACCCGGTGACTATCTCGTTCGATTCTTGTGAGGACGACACGGGAATCGTGATACGCGACCCGATAGAGCGTCGGACGTGTACGCTTCGGACGCCCGATGTCGTCCGACCGGTTTCTACCGACACTCGTTCGTGCTGTTTTCCGGTCGATGACGCGGTCGTCGTCTCGACCACTCGTCTAACGCTTCCGACACCCGCAGCGGTGTACGTTCGCGACGAAAACGGGGAAATGCTGTCCAGTGTGGAGGGAATCGACTACGAGGAACTGCCGGAGGGGGCGTACAGCATCGAACTTTGTGCCTCCATTAAGCTGTACGTCATCGCCGAGGCGGAACTGAGCGTTACCGCATCGTTCGACCACGTCGTCTTGGAGTTCGGGTCGGAAACCGAGGTGTTCGTCGGCGGCCGGTCGCCCCATCGCAACCCGGCGGGAACCGTGACGACGACGACCGACCCGGTCGATATGATGGCTGCGATTTCGGCGTTCGGTTCGGCGCTGAAAACGACGAGTCCGGAGCGCTCGTTTCCAACCCTGCGAGGACACCCTCCCACGGTCGAACTCGGCGACGAACTCCACGTGCCGGACGATTTGCGCCCGGCAAGAACCGGCATTCAAATCGAAGTACCGCCCGAGTACGAGTACATCTTCCCGGTTGCGCCACTGGTCTATTATTTCGGTGCAGAGTTGGTTCCGGGGAACGTTCCGCGAATCATCGCAGACGGGTTCGAACAGCCGCTTCAGACGACGCGCGGATTCGAAGAAGAAGTAGAGCGCGTCCTGAAACAGACGTTTTTCCTCGACTGCGTGACTCGCACGGAAGGGCTGTATCCTATCGAGTTACACGAGCGCCAACAGGTCGAATCGGTGGTGAGTTTCGACTTCGAACGCCTCTACAACGCTTCGCTGGCGGAGCAGTTGAAAGCGTATCTTTCGATACCATACGAATGTATCGAAGAACACCTTCCGGATTGGCAGTTGACCACCCACGTCGCGCCAACCGCCGAAAACATCGAGATGGTGCCCTTCCTCGTGGACGACCTTGCAGTGATTCGAACGCCGGAGGCGAGAGAGGTGTCCGCATCCGCGATACAAGTTCCAGCAGTCGAGGAGTTCGTCCGAAGCACGGATTCCACGCGAAGCACGGCTGAGTTGCCGTCGAGCCCCCGGTCGCTGGTCGAACCGGAAACGACGGATTCGCTGGAGCAGGTGTGGGTCGGAGAGGACGCCCCGGTCGGTGCAAGCAAAGCGACGACGACAGCGTTTCGCAACCGTTTGGAACGGAGGCCGACAGGGGAAATCGACATCACGGTCGTCTGTAACGACGAGCAGATGCACGAAGAGCGAAATCTCGCGGATTCGGTGTACGGTTCACGCGAGGATATGCCGTTCGACGTGACGGTTCATCACGAACTCACCGTTTCGGAACTCCGGGGCGTCATCGAATCCGAGACGCAGTTTCTCCATTACATCGGTCACATCGACGAGAAAGGGTTCGAATGCGCAGACGAGATGCTAGACGCTAGAACGCTCGATACGGTCGGCGTAGAAGCCTTCTTGCTCAACGCCTGCCAGTCATACGAACAGGGAATGGCGCTCATTGACGGGGGGGCAATCGGTGGCGTCGTCACGTTGAGCGACGTGGTAAATAGCGGTGCAGTCCGAGTCGGAAAAGCGATGGTACGACTGCTGAACCGCGGATTTCCACTCTGGGCGGCACTGGACATCGCCCGCAACCGAAGCATCATCGGCGGGCAGTACATCGTCGTCGGCGACGGGAGCGTGGATATGGTTCAGACGGAAAGCGCAGTTGCACTCCTATTCGAAATAAAGAAAAAAAGAGAGCTGTTCGAACTAGAACGAAAAACGTATATCGGCGGTGCGGACGGACTCGGTGGGATAGTCAAACCACAAACCTCGGATAGCATGTTTCTCACGTCCGGGTCGCTCCCGACGGTAACACTCTCGGCAGACGAACTTGAGAAACATCTCACTTTGGAAAACGTTCCCGTCAGCGTCGATGGTCAACTGCTGTGGAGTGAGGAAATTACTGTTTCTGAACTGTGAAATTTACGGGCCGCTGGTTCCGACTGCGTAAGCGCCCGCCACGCTTCCGGCCTGCGAGAGCAAGACCATGATGGTGAACAGCACGCCAATCATTTGGGGATTCTCTTCGAGGTACGAGGTGATGTCGTGTTCTGCCATACAAAACCATTTCATCTGCAAATATATTAAATTTTCTATTTCAAATTGAGAAATATATGTCGCATTTGTTGGTATTGTTTTATTATCTCTTTTTTAGAAATCATGACATATAGTTCATTTGTGAGATAGTATCTAGCGATGGCGTTATTTCATCCCGACACAAAAGGCGAACGTGGTGTTCGTTACCCGCGGATTGAGAGACGCACTCCTCGAACTGGCAGCGAAGGCCGAACCGGAGACGGTAACAGTCCCGTTATCGGTAACGTCCGCGAACGAACTGCTCGGTGGAGACGACCTTCGGCCGAAGACACCCGTTTTTACGCATTTTTATCCTCCCGACACGGGCGGGTCGGTGACGGCCGTCTTCGGAATGAACCTCTCTATTCCCGCCAGACAGACACAAGGCCGGTTTACTTCACACCCACAGGGTCGCCTCGAAGTTGCTCGGACGGACGACTTACACGAAATCATGCTGGTCGCGGTGCCGCCGTGGACGACTGACACGATAGCCGCGTTCGACAGGGCCGGTCGAAAACAGGAGTTAGTCGTCGTCGATGCCGAACCACCCGCAGAACTGCTGTAATTTATTCTAAGTAGCCCAATTCGCGCAGTTGGTCGGTGAT encodes:
- a CDS encoding helix-turn-helix transcriptional regulator codes for the protein MEKPQPFIEYVLRSGARTDVLLAIADGSDSTQSLLNRNLASESAVYNALTELENRGLIYVPKRKRWSVTGTGSVVADLIDQQRETERILHADVEYWRNHDVSVLPRPFRSCLADLADGEIVRATDTQPSRAIREVEKRLESATDASVIAPIFNERYSTAFLNDCDNPRLVLGKDVLADLLSDTNVDENDEENLQTRVADTAFALTVTDDCLLFSLPLLDGAYDARTEFIAESERARRWGTELFEYVWEDAESADAYAESLETNVR
- a CDS encoding ferritin-like domain-containing protein; this encodes MTSDDVTELLRKAYSDEIETVMNYLTNSVVLEGVSAEEVRESLEEDIQEELGHAEMIGQRLKQLDERPPASYDFEARQESLQPPEDSTDVLSVIEGVLEAEEDAIDTYRSIISAAEDEDDPVTEDLGVTILADEEAHRTEFRGFKREYDK
- a CDS encoding DUF5779 family protein, producing the protein MSNSGFDLDLRTAEKEIDFAEGERVMLGVLDGTTPVAERIAAIEHGNVLVLAIDGDLNELAADLAPAVKQCNGNLMHFRKFLIISPSDVEIDTSEL
- a CDS encoding DUF7503 family protein, giving the protein MAEHDITSYLEENPQMIGVLFTIMVLLSQAGSVAGAYAVGTSGP
- a CDS encoding VOC family protein, producing MLSGLRWLALEVKHLDRAREFYETSLDLSVRAANEREVVFDAGEHALVLRRPDGVPRGGVHTHYAFSTPKPRYDDWYDRLSRDFDLVEHDFGSARSLYFYDPDGNCVEIGSTDEDGDPITGIFEIVLEVEDLPAAEQFYTDLGFETYNRGTDRKRVRMGGPFDLELWEPHLGIADARGGVHVDIGFEVDDPVAVTTEVEDRSCGVETVESGVRLRDPDGHYLTFVSSDSA